Genomic window (Pradoshia sp. D12):
GATCGCCCCAAACATACCGCTCGCTGCCATCATAATACCAAGGGCTAGTCCGTTTCGTTTTTTAAACCATTGGTTTATAAGAACGGGACCTGCCAATTGTGTCACAAGAACACTACCGACAGACAGCGGAATCGCTAATAAATACCAGCCCCATACCGAATTCATCATTCCAAATAACGCAAATGCACCACCTTGTAACAGAATGGATACAATCAAGACCATACGAATATCGTATTTACCCATTATCTTTCCGGCAAACGGCAAGAATACCATCATCGCAATGGAAGAGACACTCAAGTATAGGGTAAGTTGTCCCATACCAACGCCTAAATCTTCTGACACAGGTGTTAAAAATAAACTAGCAGCATTATTTATGCCACCACGTGCAACACCCATCATAATGGCTAACCCAAACAATACCCACCAAGCAAAATGAATTTTTTTCTTTTTCTGTTGCATGTTCTACCCCTCCTGTCCCTGTATAATTTTTTCTTTCCATAACCCTTTGCTTTCGCAAAAAAATATATCAGTATGTTCTATATTTATTTTACCTTATAAAAAAGGAGAGTTACAATTTTGACCTTCCTCTTTTTTATATACTCACATAATACCTTTATCGAAGCTTAGTAGGATTAACACCTGTTTTTAATATAGCTAATGAAAAGTTCAAAGATTTTACTCAGTATATTGTTGAATCGGCTATATCAATAAGATCAATAGAAAGTAAGATTGGCAATTTAAAGGTGAAGCAACATAAGAGACATTTGGGACTTGCAAATAATTTGGCTGTTAGAAGCCAACTTACGCTTTCTATATATTCTTTTAGGTTATTTAAAAACATCACCAACATCCCATGTGTTGTCAATTACACTCCACACACGTGGAAAGTGTAGCGAAGCTTATATTAAAATAAGGAAGTCAGCCCTTTTTTGATCTGACCCAAGAAAGTTAGAAATAAATAGTCATGCTGCTTTGAGGACCTGAGTCCGTTATTCAACCGGGTTTAGGTCTTTTAATTTTGCCTTCATTCGTTTGTGATTGTAATAATGTGCCATCCAAACTTATGAAAAAGTGGCTATAAACTATTCGATTGGTAAATTCGAAACGAAGGGATATGAATGGACATATAAAGCGGAGAGTAACTGTGTTTTAGCAAAAAGGCAAGCCGGTGAAGTGTTTACGATAAGTAAAATTTCACCGGCTTTTTTGCATGCGAAAACGTGAAAAGAAAGGCCTTGCTATATATAATATTTGAAATTGAAGTGAAGAGAGGGGTGAAATGAGATTAACTTTACGATTTGTCAGTAAATTCGAGGGCAATTACTATGAAAATTGCGGTACATGGAATTTATGGCTAACAGGGATCGGAAGCGAACGTTTTATTTATGCCCTCATAGCATTTTCAGCTCTTTTATCTGGTTATCCATTGTGTGGCCTAATGAACATGGTAAAGTCGCTTGAGCCTTGATGCATGCAAGTTCTGGGAATCTAATTGAAAATGCCCAAACAAGTCTGCATAGTTGACTACTTGGGCATTTTTACCTATGGAAAATCATTTGAACGAGAGCAAACGCAAAGAAATCCATTAGGTCCATCTGAAAATTCCACTAAGCCTTTGTATTGAATTTCATATGTTTAATACCAAGGAAATTTTGGAGATTTAAGGCTAAGCCTCCTAGAAGAGTAGCTCGTTCATTAAGTTTGCTGTTTCGAACAATTATACATTTAGAAAAAGTGCTATATAGATTATTTTTTAACATTGTCATCATTTCAGGAATTTCGCGGTAAAGAGAACTATTTAAAACGATAACCTCAGGGTCGTAATGGGCAATCATATTATTTATACCGAAACTTAAATAGCGTGTATTCTCCTTGACGACTTTTTTGGCATCAGTATCCCCATTGTTATAGTATTCTCTTAAAATAATTGCATTGACATAATCCATATCTTTTAATTGTGCAAAATATTCAAAGGAAGCTTTATTTGAGGCATAGGCTTCTAAACACCCGAGATTCCCGCATTTGCACTTCTTACCGCCAGCAGAGATAATTTGGTGGCCAATCTCTCCAGCGAACCCATGCGAACCAGTTTGTATAATTCCGTCTCGGACGATACCGGCACCTATACCTCCATGAATATTAATACTGATTAAACTAGAGGATTCAGATGTAAAAGTATACTCACCTAGCGCTGATAAGTTAGCTTCGTTTTCTAGAAATATAGGGTAATCAATTAGGCTTTCAGTTATTTCACGGAATCGAATCTTATCTAAATTGTAATGTGGAGTAAAAATAATATTTCCATTAAAAACAGGTCCATGAACAGCGATTACTACACCAATAATATCGTAGAGCGATTTAGGCTTTATCTTATCAAAAGAAGAGAATATCTCAGAAAAATAAGATCTGACGGTGTCTTCATTTAAGGTAATTGGTTTCTTCTCAATGTAGGAAATTTCTTCACCATCAAGATAAGTTAATAAGGCGCGAATGTAATTATATCCAACATCAATAGAGATAGAGAGACCGGATTTTCCATTGTATTGTAGCTTGATGGGTTTACGTCCGCCTAAATTACTGCTTTGACCACTGCCTGTTTCAGTGACTAAATTGTCATCCAGTAATTTCTTAACGATGCTAGAGACAGTAGCTTTAGTTAAACCAGTTATGGTAGCCAGTTCAGCTCGTGACACACCTAGATTATTAATAATCGTCTCCAGACAAAGGGATTCATTTTGAGTACGTATAATATAATGAGAGTTTTCCATATCATAAACACCTCCTTTGTTAATTTATTTATTAAACATACTAACTAATATACTAATAGATTTTTCATGAATTTACTAGTCATTTGTTGGAAAAGTAGTAATTTACTAGTCATTTGTTGGAAAAGTAGTAATTTAGTATAAATTTATTATAGTGCGAAAATTACTTGACTACTAAAATGAAAGCGACTACAATCAAGTTAGTAAAACATATAAACAAACTAACTTGCTTAGTTTGGGAGGAGGATTTCAGATGACTTATTTTCCGAATGTAGGAAAAATCAAGTATGAGGGAAAAAACTCAGATAACCCGTTTGCTTTCCGTTATTACAATCCAGAAGAGGTTGTGGCCGGCAAAACAATGAAAGAACATTTGAGATTTGCGGTCGCATACTGGCATACAATGACACAAGATGGTAGTGATCCATTTGGTTTGCCTACAAATCAACGAACTTGGTTTGGTGAAACAGCAATGGATACAGCTAGAAACCGTGTGGTCGCTTTCTTTGAAATTTTAGAGAAACTAGGCGTTGAATATTTTTGCTTCCATGATGTGGATATTGCGCCGGAAGGTAATTCTTTAGAAGAGTTCTATAGAAATCTAGATGAAATTACTGATTTGATAAAAGAACAAATGGATAGAACTGGAATCAGATTACTGTGGAATACCGCAAATATGTTTAGTCATCCAAGATATGTAAATGGAGCAGCTTCTACTAATAATGCAGATGTATTTGCTTATGCAGCGGCACAAGTCAAAAAAGGGCTTGATATTTCCAAAAAGTTGAACGGCGAAAATTATGTGTTCTGGGGCGGCCGTGAAGGCTATGAAACACTATTGAATACAGACATGGCTCTTGAACAAGATAATATTGCGCGTTTATTCAAGATGGCTGTAGCTTATGGAGAAAAGATTAATCATAAACCACAATTTTTGATTGAACCTAAACCAAAAGAGCCATCTAAACACCAATATGATTTTGATGCTGCTACCGCATTACAGTTTATCCAAAAATATGATCTTACTGGTGAATTTAAGCTGAACCTTGAAGCAAACCATGCTACACTTGCTGGCCACACATTTGAACATGAGATTGAAGTTGCACGCATAAATAATGCCTTAGGATCTCTCGATGCGAACCAAGGTGATGTTCTGCTAGGTTGGGACACAGACGAATTCCCAACAAATGTTTATGATGTTACGATGGCCATGTATGGTGTACTAGAAAATGGAGGAATTGCACCAGGTGGTATTAACTTTGACTCTAAAGTGCGTCGTTCCAGCTTTGAAATGGAAGATTTGTTCTTAGCCCATATTGCCGGTATGGACACATTTGCTAGAGGACTAAAAGCAGCGGCTAAATTAAAAGAAGATCGCTTCTTTGATAGTTTGAAAGAAAAACGCTATGCCTCTTTCTATGAAGGAATTGGAGCTTCCATTGTTAATGGCAAGGAAGACTTAGAAAGCCT
Coding sequences:
- the xylA gene encoding xylose isomerase translates to MTYFPNVGKIKYEGKNSDNPFAFRYYNPEEVVAGKTMKEHLRFAVAYWHTMTQDGSDPFGLPTNQRTWFGETAMDTARNRVVAFFEILEKLGVEYFCFHDVDIAPEGNSLEEFYRNLDEITDLIKEQMDRTGIRLLWNTANMFSHPRYVNGAASTNNADVFAYAAAQVKKGLDISKKLNGENYVFWGGREGYETLLNTDMALEQDNIARLFKMAVAYGEKINHKPQFLIEPKPKEPSKHQYDFDAATALQFIQKYDLTGEFKLNLEANHATLAGHTFEHEIEVARINNALGSLDANQGDVLLGWDTDEFPTNVYDVTMAMYGVLENGGIAPGGINFDSKVRRSSFEMEDLFLAHIAGMDTFARGLKAAAKLKEDRFFDSLKEKRYASFYEGIGASIVNGKEDLESLTEYALKLDDIKLESSHIEYVKSRLNDYLY
- a CDS encoding ROK family transcriptional regulator, with protein sequence MENSHYIIRTQNESLCLETIINNLGVSRAELATITGLTKATVSSIVKKLLDDNLVTETGSGQSSNLGGRKPIKLQYNGKSGLSISIDVGYNYIRALLTYLDGEEISYIEKKPITLNEDTVRSYFSEIFSSFDKIKPKSLYDIIGVVIAVHGPVFNGNIIFTPHYNLDKIRFREITESLIDYPIFLENEANLSALGEYTFTSESSSLISINIHGGIGAGIVRDGIIQTGSHGFAGEIGHQIISAGGKKCKCGNLGCLEAYASNKASFEYFAQLKDMDYVNAIILREYYNNGDTDAKKVVKENTRYLSFGINNMIAHYDPEVIVLNSSLYREIPEMMTMLKNNLYSTFSKCIIVRNSKLNERATLLGGLALNLQNFLGIKHMKFNTKA